Proteins found in one Gordonia sp. PDNC005 genomic segment:
- a CDS encoding HAD-IB family hydrolase, protein MSALADRLQEIKAAPSGKQVCAFFDYDGTLLDGFSAVAILRARLKSLEFTGAELLDGLMIALRGCSSEQDYAEVLEATRPAFAGKTYAELLSMGEKLFKEDTASKLRPQMWQVIRAHRAKGHRIVIASSATRFQIEPIAKQIDADHALATDVEVIDGVVTGRILGRPLWGPGKAAAVRRLAAEHDLDLASSFAYSDGNEDVPYLESVGHPAAISPQSGLRAVAESRGWPILELRNPSHSTLGMMARTSAFYGSFLGGAAVGIARGLMGGEDSTAAMQDAVASGIDTGFALAGVSVDVLDGREYLEKARPCVFVFNHQSKLDLPVMIHLVRDHATGVAKKEIRSVPLFGQILQVGGVAFIDRADAGKAIEQLEPVVQKIQEEGLSLVVAPEGTRSATPRIGSFKKGPFHIAMQAGVPIVPVVMRNAGELMWRGAQLIKPGTVEVRVLPPVDTSSWVPEKAGEYADQVREAFLDALADWPVTAFDDGRMTKTMGVFEWKESAGD, encoded by the coding sequence GTGAGCGCGCTTGCCGACCGGCTGCAGGAGATCAAGGCCGCTCCGTCTGGGAAGCAGGTGTGCGCCTTCTTCGATTACGACGGGACGCTGCTTGACGGCTTCTCGGCGGTCGCCATTCTGCGCGCCCGGTTGAAGAGTCTGGAGTTCACCGGCGCCGAACTGCTCGACGGCCTGATGATCGCCCTGCGCGGCTGCTCGTCGGAGCAGGACTACGCCGAGGTGCTCGAGGCGACGCGCCCCGCGTTCGCGGGCAAGACCTACGCCGAGCTGCTCTCGATGGGTGAGAAGCTGTTCAAGGAGGACACGGCGTCCAAACTGCGTCCGCAGATGTGGCAGGTGATTCGCGCACACCGCGCCAAGGGACACCGAATCGTCATAGCGTCGTCGGCCACACGCTTCCAGATCGAGCCGATCGCGAAGCAGATCGATGCCGACCATGCCCTCGCGACCGACGTCGAAGTGATCGACGGGGTCGTCACCGGACGGATCCTGGGGCGTCCCCTCTGGGGCCCGGGCAAGGCTGCGGCGGTGCGTCGCCTCGCCGCCGAGCACGATCTCGATCTGGCGTCGTCGTTCGCGTACAGCGACGGAAACGAAGACGTGCCGTACCTCGAGTCGGTGGGGCATCCCGCCGCGATCTCCCCGCAGAGCGGGCTGCGGGCCGTCGCCGAGTCGCGGGGATGGCCGATCCTGGAGCTTCGCAATCCGTCACACAGCACCCTGGGCATGATGGCCAGGACGAGCGCGTTCTACGGGTCGTTCCTCGGCGGCGCGGCTGTCGGAATCGCGAGGGGTCTGATGGGCGGCGAGGACAGCACCGCCGCCATGCAAGACGCGGTCGCTTCGGGCATCGACACCGGATTCGCGTTGGCCGGAGTGAGCGTCGACGTCCTCGACGGGCGGGAGTACCTGGAGAAGGCCCGACCGTGTGTGTTCGTGTTCAATCACCAGTCGAAGCTCGACCTCCCGGTGATGATCCACCTGGTCCGCGATCACGCGACCGGTGTTGCAAAGAAGGAGATCCGCAGCGTTCCGCTGTTCGGACAGATCCTCCAGGTGGGTGGGGTCGCATTCATCGATCGAGCCGATGCGGGCAAGGCCATCGAGCAACTCGAACCGGTGGTCCAGAAGATCCAGGAAGAGGGGCTGTCGCTGGTGGTCGCCCCGGAGGGCACACGGTCGGCGACGCCGCGGATCGGGTCGTTCAAAAAAGGGCCGTTCCACATCGCGATGCAGGCCGGCGTGCCGATCGTTCCAGTTGTGATGCGCAACGCGGGTGAACTGATGTGGCGCGGCGCGCAGCTCATCAAACCTGGAACCGTCGAGGTGCGGGTCCTACCCCCCGTCGACACCTCCAGCTGGGTGCCGGAGAAGGCAGGCGAATACGCCGACCAGGTGCGTGAGGCGTTCTTGGACGCGCTGGCGGACTGGCCCGTGACGGCGTTCGACGACGGACGGATGACCAAGACCATGGGAGTCTTCGAATGGAAGGAGTCGGCGGGTGACTGA
- a CDS encoding wax ester/triacylglycerol synthase domain-containing protein → MSAVDTVMWRGDADRRLRSTISVVEVLDCEPDWDRLVAAHDWGTRMAPRFRQRVVESPLRTGTPSWQVDPDFDLHYHLRRVRVAGDGSMSELFSLCEQIAMTPLDPARPPWEGYLIDGLAEGKTAYFMKAHHALTDGMGAMLVVAQLHSTTREPKPGKPQPPAPKPAELSGLDVLSRQVSEELNRLPKLAGLAVDGVRALTDPKKTLSRVLRYGRSVPRVAGMISPEGSPLLAGRSVSWRFSAFEADFGAIRAASAATGASVNDVYLAGLIGGFRKYHDANGVFAESIPVAIPISVRQEGDSASGNRIAVGRLAGPIGIDDPFERVLTIREQVRAARGEPAVDIFNTIGPVLAWLPGQVLTQFSGTTAMNDLQASNVPGIPWDTYFAGAKVERMYPFGPLPGCAVMATMITHNGVACLGLNIDAAAVTDIDLFAECLVEGFEEVFDLAESSSDGHGGSRMVRVI, encoded by the coding sequence ATGAGCGCGGTCGACACCGTCATGTGGCGAGGCGACGCCGACCGTCGGCTCCGGTCGACCATCTCGGTCGTCGAAGTGCTCGACTGTGAACCCGATTGGGACCGGCTGGTCGCTGCTCACGACTGGGGGACCCGGATGGCGCCCCGATTCCGACAGCGTGTGGTGGAGTCACCGCTGCGCACGGGGACGCCGAGCTGGCAGGTGGATCCCGACTTCGACCTGCACTATCACCTGCGGCGCGTCCGCGTGGCAGGCGACGGTTCGATGAGCGAACTGTTCAGCCTGTGCGAGCAGATCGCGATGACACCGCTCGACCCGGCCCGGCCGCCGTGGGAGGGCTACCTGATCGACGGCCTGGCGGAGGGGAAGACCGCCTACTTCATGAAGGCCCACCATGCGTTGACCGACGGGATGGGCGCGATGCTCGTCGTCGCTCAACTTCACTCGACGACGCGCGAGCCGAAACCGGGAAAGCCTCAGCCGCCCGCGCCGAAGCCTGCCGAGCTGTCCGGGCTCGACGTGTTGTCGCGCCAGGTGAGCGAGGAGCTCAACAGGCTGCCTAAGCTCGCCGGCCTCGCCGTCGACGGGGTCCGGGCGCTCACCGATCCGAAGAAGACGTTGAGCCGTGTCCTGCGCTACGGCCGTTCCGTTCCGCGGGTCGCCGGGATGATCAGCCCTGAGGGATCGCCTCTGCTCGCGGGTCGCAGCGTGTCGTGGCGGTTCAGTGCGTTCGAAGCCGACTTCGGAGCGATTCGGGCAGCGAGTGCCGCGACGGGCGCGTCGGTCAACGACGTGTACCTCGCCGGGCTCATCGGCGGCTTCCGCAAGTACCACGATGCGAACGGGGTGTTCGCCGAGTCGATCCCGGTGGCCATTCCCATCTCGGTTCGCCAGGAAGGCGATTCGGCGAGTGGCAACCGAATCGCCGTCGGGCGCCTCGCGGGGCCCATCGGCATCGACGATCCGTTCGAGCGCGTGCTGACCATCCGTGAGCAGGTGCGGGCCGCACGCGGCGAACCCGCGGTCGACATCTTCAACACGATCGGCCCCGTCCTGGCGTGGCTGCCCGGGCAGGTTCTGACGCAGTTCAGCGGTACCACGGCGATGAACGACCTGCAGGCGAGCAATGTTCCCGGCATCCCGTGGGACACGTACTTCGCGGGCGCAAAGGTGGAGCGGATGTATCCGTTCGGCCCGCTGCCCGGCTGTGCCGTGATGGCGACGATGATCACGCACAACGGGGTCGCCTGTCTCGGACTGAACATCGACGCCGCGGCCGTCACCGACATCGACCTGTTCGCGGAATGTCTCGTCGAAGGATTCGAGGAGGTGTTCGACCTCGCCGAATCCTCGTCGGACGGCCACGGGGGATCACGAATGGTGAGGGTGATCTGA
- the thiD gene encoding bifunctional hydroxymethylpyrimidine kinase/phosphomethylpyrimidine kinase has product MVDFAYVIAGSEATGGAGIQTDLKTFQQLGAFGLGTITCIVSFDPKNNWGHRFVPVDPAVIADQIEAATSAYDLDVVKIGMMGTPATIDVVADALSGQSWRHVVLDPVLICKGQEPGAALDTDQALRAKVLPQATVVTPNLFEAQILSGMDSIQTVDDLAEAARRIGAQGPQYVLAKGGVELPGDDAVDVLFDGDDVTVLRAPKIGSERVSGAGCTLAAAVTAELAKGATVLEAARRAKDFTSDAIAARVSGNLPFDAVRQG; this is encoded by the coding sequence ATGGTTGACTTCGCATATGTGATCGCAGGCTCGGAGGCCACCGGCGGTGCCGGTATTCAGACAGACCTGAAGACGTTTCAGCAGCTCGGCGCGTTCGGGCTCGGCACGATCACATGCATAGTGTCGTTCGACCCCAAGAACAACTGGGGCCACCGCTTCGTGCCGGTCGATCCGGCTGTCATCGCGGACCAGATCGAAGCCGCGACCAGCGCGTACGATCTCGATGTCGTCAAGATCGGCATGATGGGCACGCCCGCGACCATCGACGTCGTCGCCGATGCGCTCTCCGGCCAGTCGTGGCGGCACGTGGTGCTCGATCCGGTCCTGATCTGCAAGGGGCAGGAGCCGGGGGCCGCGCTCGACACCGACCAGGCGCTGCGTGCGAAGGTGCTGCCGCAGGCCACAGTGGTGACGCCCAATCTGTTCGAAGCGCAGATCCTGTCAGGGATGGACTCGATTCAGACTGTCGACGACCTCGCTGAGGCCGCACGCCGAATCGGCGCGCAGGGGCCGCAGTATGTTCTCGCCAAGGGCGGGGTGGAGTTGCCGGGCGATGACGCCGTGGATGTACTCTTCGACGGCGACGACGTCACGGTGTTGCGTGCCCCGAAGATCGGAAGCGAGCGGGTCTCGGGTGCCGGCTGCACACTCGCCGCCGCGGTCACCGCGGAACTCGCGAAGGGCGCCACCGTTCTGGAAGCGGCACGTCGCGCGAAGGATTTCACAAGTGACGCCATTGCGGCTCGCGTCAGCGGTAACCTCCCGTTCGACGCAGTCCGACAGGGCTGA
- a CDS encoding dihydrofolate reductase family protein — MGLLTYSINVTLDGCVDHREGIADDETHAYFTRLMNDSGAMLWGRVTYEMMEDYWPAVARGEVDAPPALQDWARALESKAKYVVSTTRTDFPWTNSHHLSGDLRITIGDLKERTPDGVLVGSVSLAAELDRLDLIDEYKFLIHPMIVGHGPTLHQSGLPTTRRLELISAEPLTNGAIAVHYRRSR, encoded by the coding sequence ATGGGACTGTTGACCTACAGCATCAACGTCACACTCGATGGTTGTGTCGACCATCGAGAGGGCATCGCCGACGACGAGACCCACGCGTACTTCACCCGCCTCATGAACGACAGCGGCGCGATGCTGTGGGGCCGAGTCACGTACGAGATGATGGAGGACTACTGGCCCGCCGTGGCTCGCGGCGAGGTCGACGCGCCGCCCGCGCTCCAAGACTGGGCTCGTGCGCTGGAGTCGAAGGCGAAGTACGTCGTGTCGACCACGCGGACCGACTTTCCCTGGACGAACAGTCATCACCTCAGTGGTGATCTGCGGATCACTATCGGCGACCTCAAAGAGCGCACCCCTGACGGCGTGCTCGTCGGCAGTGTCTCCCTCGCTGCGGAACTCGACCGACTCGATCTGATCGACGAGTACAAGTTTCTCATTCACCCGATGATCGTCGGGCACGGCCCGACGCTCCACCAGTCAGGTCTGCCCACCACCCGCCGTCTTGAGCTGATCTCGGCGGAGCCGCTGACGAACGGCGCCATCGCAGTCCACTACCGCCGCTCGCGGTGA
- a CDS encoding HNH endonuclease signature motif containing protein produces MTITFDLPDSPLELAHLQDAVAAKLSSVSLTAMTDDDVLLAADVLERSHRRSDGVDARLFAEVSTRGAYRKAGAQTPGKYLTSALRLGAGASKRRLAAALAISPMYNYSGDQLDPTLPATAAAVADGDLSVDHVNEIVAVIEEIPAAIPAGDKARAEAELAELSRELTPEGTREVGRRILAHLDPDGSLTDDADRARTRGFAIQPQDKRLMSKIRAQLSPSLRAKLEAILTLWAEPGMNNPDDPESPRGAAYGADAEALSAARERDTRSQLQRNHDALEAMLDHVLANGALGDSVALPSHLVVTASLEDLENRAGVAVTATGTRLPVTDLVDIAADATPWLEVFEGQSSQILYFGRGRRLASLAQRLALFGRDRGCTAPGCTTPWSRTQAHHMPDWHDGGPTDIDHLGGACGPHNRSVAKTSGGWETTILTTGPFKGRVGWRPTGSNQPWTVNHSLQPEKLLPAIRATKSGSAVEKWISCRIPAPPPGPPTPPGADVVRYPARAGQAGTPPCPLPASRISPLFDSQDRSRSYGSPRAAVVDCDGAVRQRLRRDQLKTAGGGQT; encoded by the coding sequence ATGACCATCACGTTTGATCTACCCGATTCGCCTCTCGAACTGGCGCACCTGCAGGATGCGGTGGCCGCGAAGCTCTCGTCGGTGTCGCTTACGGCGATGACCGACGACGATGTCCTGCTCGCTGCGGATGTTCTTGAACGTTCGCATCGCCGGTCGGACGGCGTCGACGCCCGCCTCTTCGCGGAGGTCTCTACCCGCGGTGCGTACCGCAAGGCCGGCGCCCAGACGCCGGGCAAGTACCTCACCTCCGCGCTTCGCCTCGGTGCCGGCGCAAGTAAGCGTCGCCTGGCCGCGGCGTTGGCGATCAGCCCGATGTACAACTACTCCGGCGACCAACTCGACCCGACACTTCCGGCCACCGCAGCCGCGGTCGCCGACGGCGACCTCTCAGTCGACCACGTCAACGAGATCGTCGCCGTGATCGAGGAGATCCCCGCCGCCATCCCGGCAGGGGACAAGGCTCGTGCCGAGGCCGAGCTCGCCGAACTGTCCCGCGAACTGACCCCGGAGGGCACCCGCGAAGTCGGACGCCGCATCCTGGCCCACCTCGACCCCGATGGATCGTTGACTGACGACGCCGACCGCGCCCGGACCCGAGGATTCGCGATCCAGCCGCAGGACAAGCGCCTGATGTCCAAGATCCGGGCACAACTGTCGCCGTCGCTTCGAGCCAAGCTCGAAGCAATCCTCACCCTGTGGGCAGAACCCGGGATGAACAACCCCGACGACCCCGAGTCACCCCGCGGCGCCGCCTACGGCGCCGACGCCGAAGCACTCTCCGCCGCGCGTGAGCGGGACACCCGCTCCCAGTTGCAGCGCAACCACGACGCGTTGGAGGCGATGCTCGACCACGTTCTCGCCAACGGCGCCCTCGGCGACTCCGTCGCCCTGCCCTCGCATCTCGTAGTCACCGCCTCACTCGAAGACCTCGAGAACCGGGCAGGGGTTGCCGTCACCGCCACCGGCACGCGTCTGCCCGTCACTGATCTGGTCGACATCGCAGCCGACGCCACACCGTGGCTCGAGGTCTTCGAGGGCCAGTCCTCGCAGATTTTGTATTTCGGGCGTGGCCGCCGCCTCGCATCCCTCGCCCAACGCCTCGCGTTGTTCGGCCGGGACCGCGGGTGCACCGCACCCGGCTGCACCACCCCGTGGTCACGCACCCAAGCCCACCACATGCCCGACTGGCACGACGGCGGCCCCACCGACATCGACCACCTTGGAGGGGCCTGCGGTCCTCACAACCGGAGCGTTGCGAAGACATCCGGCGGGTGGGAAACCACCATCCTCACCACCGGCCCCTTCAAAGGCCGCGTCGGATGGCGACCCACCGGCTCCAACCAGCCGTGGACAGTCAACCACTCCCTCCAACCCGAGAAACTCCTCCCGGCCATCCGGGCCACCAAGTCCGGATCAGCTGTCGAGAAATGGATCTCCTGCCGGATCCCGGCCCCACCACCTGGACCGCCCACCCCACCAGGGGCCGACGTGGTGCGGTACCCCGCCCGAGCTGGTCAAGCGGGGACACCGCCATGCCCATTACCTGCCAGTCGCATCTCGCCGCTTTTTGACTCGCAAGATCGCTCAAGGAGCTATGGATCACCGCGAGCGGCGGTAGTGGACTGCGATGGCGCCGTTCGTCAGCGGCTCCGCCGAGATCAGCTCAAGACGGCGGGTGGTGGGCAGACCTGA
- a CDS encoding VOC family protein encodes MTFAATRIITDDVDGLVAFYETVTGGAVERLHPLFAQLNTSIGNLAIASSATASLLGERAVEPAANRSVVLDFLVADVDAEYRRLRGVVTSFVNEPTDMPWGNRSLLFRDPDGNLVNFFTPLNE; translated from the coding sequence GTGACCTTCGCAGCAACTCGCATCATCACCGACGACGTCGACGGACTCGTCGCCTTCTACGAGACCGTGACCGGCGGAGCCGTTGAGCGTCTGCATCCACTGTTCGCACAGCTGAACACGTCAATCGGAAACCTCGCGATCGCCAGTTCGGCCACCGCGAGTCTGCTGGGGGAGCGGGCCGTGGAACCGGCGGCCAACAGGTCCGTAGTGCTCGACTTCCTCGTGGCCGACGTCGACGCCGAGTATCGGCGCCTGCGGGGTGTCGTCACATCATTCGTCAACGAACCGACCGACATGCCGTGGGGCAACCGTTCGCTCCTCTTCCGCGACCCCGACGGCAATCTGGTCAACTTCTTCACACCGCTGAACGAGTGA
- a CDS encoding GNAT family N-acetyltransferase: MTVTLRAQETTDLEFLHSLFSDPEVVRYWFVEPYVTRADFEAKFEARRGDPTSRRFIIDDDGEAVGIVELVDIRRIHRNCEFQIIVAPGRQGHGYAQTATTLVLDYAFNTLNLHKVYLQVDDENKGAIHVYSKCGFHVEGHQRDEFWVDGAYHDVTRMAVFADDARPQA, translated from the coding sequence ATGACTGTGACCCTCCGCGCGCAAGAGACCACCGATCTGGAGTTCCTGCACTCGCTGTTCAGCGATCCGGAGGTGGTCCGGTACTGGTTCGTCGAGCCGTACGTGACGCGCGCCGATTTCGAGGCCAAGTTCGAGGCGCGTCGCGGCGATCCGACGTCTCGCCGCTTCATCATCGATGACGACGGAGAAGCAGTCGGCATCGTCGAACTCGTCGACATCCGTCGTATCCATCGAAACTGCGAGTTCCAGATCATCGTCGCGCCCGGTCGCCAGGGGCATGGGTACGCGCAGACGGCCACCACACTCGTGCTCGACTACGCGTTCAACACCCTCAACCTCCACAAGGTGTATCTGCAGGTGGACGACGAGAACAAAGGCGCGATCCACGTGTACAGCAAGTGCGGCTTCCACGTGGAGGGGCACCAGCGAGACGAGTTCTGGGTCGACGGCGCTTACCACGACGTGACGCGGATGGCCGTGTTCGCCGACGACGCGCGGCCGCAAGCCTGA
- a CDS encoding crotonase/enoyl-CoA hydratase family protein codes for MSDVRVERDGDVLVVVMDRGDRHNAVDGPMAAQLAAAFRDFEESDAKVAVLAGEGPSFCAGADLKAVGTERGNSVTPDGDGPMGPTRFDLDKPVIAAIHGHAVAGGLELALWCDLRVADESATLGVFCRRWGVPLIDGGTVRLPRLIGHSRAMDLILTGRPVDATEALSFGLVNRVVPDGSARAAAVELAHDIARMPNTCMRGDRRSARDQWSLDEASALSSEFEVGMTSLMSDGIGGAGRFASGKGRGGSFDDI; via the coding sequence ATGAGCGATGTCCGTGTGGAGCGCGACGGTGACGTCCTCGTCGTCGTGATGGATCGCGGTGACCGGCACAACGCGGTCGACGGTCCGATGGCCGCTCAGCTGGCGGCGGCGTTCCGTGACTTCGAGGAGTCGGACGCCAAGGTCGCGGTACTCGCAGGTGAGGGACCGTCGTTCTGCGCAGGCGCCGACCTCAAAGCAGTCGGAACGGAGCGAGGAAACTCGGTTACTCCGGACGGAGACGGACCCATGGGGCCGACGCGGTTCGATCTCGACAAGCCGGTGATCGCGGCGATCCACGGTCACGCCGTCGCCGGGGGACTCGAACTCGCCCTCTGGTGCGATCTGCGGGTGGCCGACGAGAGTGCAACACTCGGAGTCTTCTGCCGGCGATGGGGAGTGCCACTGATCGACGGCGGAACCGTTCGGCTTCCACGGCTCATCGGCCACAGTCGAGCGATGGACCTCATCCTCACCGGCCGTCCGGTCGACGCCACGGAAGCGTTGTCGTTCGGGCTGGTCAACAGGGTGGTGCCGGACGGCTCCGCGCGTGCCGCCGCCGTCGAACTCGCTCACGACATCGCGCGGATGCCGAACACGTGCATGCGCGGCGACCGTCGGTCGGCCCGTGACCAGTGGAGCCTCGACGAGGCATCAGCGCTCTCCTCGGAGTTCGAGGTCGGCATGACGTCACTCATGTCCGACGGCATCGGCGGCGCGGGCCGTTTTGCATCCGGCAAGGGCCGCGGCGGATCGTTCGACGACATCTGA
- a CDS encoding Type 1 glutamine amidotransferase-like domain-containing protein, with translation MHLLLLSLGDGALTRFVAECVSKPASDVRIGVVAGAGRELLEDRGYTTVDDFGFGDVDAVYVGGGNTFRILADLQRSGMDLELSERVRAGLPYIGLSAGSVIVGPDIEPAGLLDDPTEAPDLACTAGFGLIDQVVVPHAGGMLPAYPSSLIAETLRIYGPRFPLLPVDDDQAVEIHDSTLRVIRSP, from the coding sequence TTGCATCTGCTACTGCTGTCTCTCGGCGACGGAGCGCTCACGCGTTTCGTCGCCGAGTGTGTTTCCAAACCCGCTTCGGACGTACGGATCGGCGTCGTCGCCGGTGCAGGCCGTGAACTGTTGGAGGACCGCGGATACACGACCGTCGACGACTTCGGCTTCGGCGATGTCGACGCCGTCTACGTGGGCGGCGGCAACACGTTCCGAATTCTCGCCGATCTACAACGCTCAGGCATGGACCTGGAGCTCTCGGAGAGAGTGCGCGCAGGTCTCCCCTACATCGGGCTCAGTGCCGGCTCGGTGATCGTCGGACCGGACATCGAGCCCGCCGGGCTCCTCGACGATCCCACCGAAGCTCCGGACCTGGCCTGCACCGCAGGATTCGGCCTGATCGATCAGGTCGTCGTCCCTCACGCGGGTGGCATGCTTCCCGCGTATCCGTCATCGTTGATCGCGGAGACCCTGCGCATCTACGGGCCGCGGTTCCCGCTGCTGCCCGTCGACGACGACCAAGCCGTTGAGATCCACGACTCGACACTTCGCGTCATCCGAAGTCCCTGA
- the allB gene encoding allantoinase AllB — protein MTDDAADSTQAPQARFDLVVRGEKTLTTAGIVAREIGITGGRVVAIEPLGSGLDGAEVIELTSDQVMIPGLVDTHVHVNEPGRTEWEGFDSATRAAAAGGVTTLIDMPLNSIPPTVNVEALNAKRAAAAGKTHIDVGFWGGAVPGNKADLRGLHDEGVFGFKCFLLHSGVDEFPHLTADEMEEDMAELAGFDSLMIVHAEDSRAIDHAPTAEGNQYSQFLASRPRGAENVAIAEVIERARWTGARAHVLHLSSSDALPMIASARRDGVKITVETCPHYLTLLAEEIPNGATAFKCCPPIREASNRELLWQGLEDGTIDCIVSDHSPSTIDLKDVENGDFGVAWGGVASLQLGLSLIWTEARKRGIPLTQVMEWMSAKPAALAGLNNKGRIALGYDADFAIFEPESAQVVDVNKLHHKNPISPYDGRALAGVVKSTWLRGKKIDFKTAQGRMLRRGDV, from the coding sequence ATGACCGACGACGCTGCCGATTCGACACAGGCACCGCAGGCCCGATTCGATCTTGTCGTCCGAGGCGAGAAGACCCTCACCACGGCTGGCATCGTCGCACGCGAGATCGGCATCACCGGCGGTCGTGTTGTCGCGATCGAACCGCTCGGCAGCGGACTGGACGGCGCCGAGGTCATCGAGCTGACGTCCGACCAGGTGATGATCCCCGGGCTCGTCGATACCCATGTGCACGTCAACGAGCCCGGCCGCACCGAGTGGGAAGGCTTCGACTCCGCGACCCGCGCCGCAGCCGCGGGCGGTGTCACCACCCTCATCGACATGCCGCTGAACTCGATCCCGCCTACGGTCAACGTCGAGGCGCTCAACGCCAAGCGCGCAGCCGCCGCAGGAAAGACGCACATCGACGTCGGATTCTGGGGCGGTGCAGTCCCCGGCAACAAGGCCGACCTGCGCGGCCTGCACGACGAAGGCGTCTTCGGCTTCAAGTGCTTCCTTCTCCACTCCGGCGTCGACGAGTTCCCGCACCTCACCGCCGACGAGATGGAAGAGGACATGGCCGAGCTGGCCGGGTTCGACTCACTCATGATCGTCCACGCCGAGGACTCCCGCGCAATCGACCATGCCCCCACCGCAGAGGGGAATCAGTACTCGCAGTTCCTCGCCTCGCGCCCGCGCGGCGCGGAGAACGTGGCGATCGCCGAGGTCATCGAGCGGGCTCGCTGGACCGGCGCCCGGGCACACGTGCTCCATCTCTCGTCGTCCGACGCTTTGCCGATGATCGCCTCCGCCCGCCGCGACGGTGTCAAGATCACCGTCGAGACCTGCCCGCACTACCTCACGCTGCTCGCAGAGGAGATCCCGAACGGTGCGACCGCGTTCAAGTGCTGCCCGCCGATCCGCGAGGCGTCGAACCGCGAGCTCCTCTGGCAGGGCCTCGAAGACGGCACCATCGACTGCATCGTCTCCGACCACTCTCCGTCGACGATCGACCTCAAGGACGTCGAGAACGGCGACTTCGGTGTCGCCTGGGGCGGCGTCGCGTCGTTGCAGCTCGGCCTGTCGCTGATCTGGACCGAGGCTCGCAAGCGCGGAATCCCCCTCACTCAGGTCATGGAGTGGATGTCGGCCAAGCCGGCCGCTCTCGCAGGGCTGAACAACAAGGGTCGCATCGCACTCGGCTACGACGCCGACTTCGCGATCTTCGAGCCGGAATCGGCCCAGGTGGTCGACGTCAACAAACTGCACCACAAGAACCCGATCAGCCCCTACGACGGACGCGCCCTGGCAGGCGTCGTCAAGAGCACGTGGCTGCGCGGAAAGAAGATCGACTTCAAGACCGCACAGGGTCGCATGCTGCGTCGCGGCGACGTGTAA